In the Setaria italica strain Yugu1 chromosome VI, Setaria_italica_v2.0, whole genome shotgun sequence genome, one interval contains:
- the LOC101774773 gene encoding uncharacterized protein LOC101774773 codes for MAAPGGLEQWQKDGFFPAAEEVQESADLMESIYRTWMRERSNGSSSEEVADLQRELQTALGTAKWQLEQFERAVSSSNDKYSLEEGTVARRRQFVVAIKDQISRVEKEINGSSVDSGRRGLNWVKLDDEERDDLVAFLSAPAEFYSEMKSTDSSYHIPSRQKNVPIGMNDQKDAALIIKDIHEVPPRQISSVKSDVCSLADQLHGHRTNLSSGDGHWKIDIGNEMDDDRKLSPNGVQASSQTTALSGIRRSTESLTRVRWFWNSLWKPKSDEHRPLRYDMPNNLDFRVISLLTQRLIGLTERSRSYLTSWKESSRISARTGGLHIQGQQQTIQFGRSIRITLLLVLSIFLIVPFLVSSA; via the exons ATGGCGGCGCCGGGAGGGCTCGAGCAGTGGCAGAAGGACGGGTTCTTCCCGGCGGCCGAGGAGGTGCAGGAGTCGGCGGACTT GATGGAATCTATTTATAGAACTTGGATGCGAGAACGAAGTAATGGTTCTAGCTCAGAGGAGGTAGCTGATTTGCAAAGGGAGCTTCAGACAGCTTTAGGGACTGCAAAATGGCAG TTGGAACAGTTTGAGAGAGCTGTAAGTTCCAGCAATGATAAGTATTCACTGGAAGAGGGTACAGTGGCCAGACGTCGGCAGTTTGTTGTAGCAATCAAGGATCAGATTTCTCGTGTAGAGAAAGAAATAAACGGTTCTTCAGTGGACAGTGGCAGGAGAGGGCTCAACTGGGTGAAGTTAGATGATGAGGAGCGAGATGATCTAGTTGCTTTCCTTTCAGCACCTGCAGAGTTCTATTCAGAAATGAAGAGTACAGATAGTAGTTACCATATTCCATCCAGGCAAAAGAATGTACCAATTGGCATGAACGATCAGAAGGATGCAGCTTTGATCATTAAAGACATTCATGAAGTACCACCCAGACAAATTTCTAGTGTTAAGAGTGATGTTTGCAGTCTAGCTGACCAGTTACATGGCCACAGAACAAATTTGAGTTCTGGTGATGGTCATTGGAAGATTGACATTGGTAATGAGATGGATGATGATAGAAAATTATCTCCGAACGGGGTTCAGGCCTCAAGTCAGACAACTGCTTTATCAGGCATCCGGAGAAGTACAGAATCTTTAACAAGAGTGAGATGGTTCTGGAATAGCTTGTGGAAACCGAAGAGTGATGAACATCGTCCATTAAGATATGATATGCCAAATAATCTGGACTTCAGGGTTATATCCTTATTAACACAG AGATTGATAGGGCTAACTGAAAGAAGCCGAAGTTATTTGACAAGTTGGAAGGAAAGTTCCAGAATTTCTGCAAGGACGGGTGGGCTTCATATACAAGGCCAACAACAAACCATTCAGTTTGGCCGTTCTATTCGGATCACCCTCTTACTGGTGTTGAGTATCTTTCTAATAG TACCATTTCTCGTCTCCTCTGCATAG